The DNA segment CCTGATCGAGTTGCCGCGAATCTTAGACCCTCTTCTTCTGAGCAGAAGATGCAACTGACGAAACTGCAGTAACCAGCTCTGGGCATGGGCAGAGGCCACGCAAAACTAAAGTTACAGCAAATACAAGGAACGGAACGTACAACAGGACCAGCTTCAGTGTTGCTCTCCCGGAACCCAACATCTCCCCAAATATTGCAGACTGAAATGAATACAGTTAACATTAGAAAATCGAGATAATTTAACTAATGTTACTGAGGTCTGGGATAATTCCACTGATTGACCGGTGGAATCGAATTGAAATTTTGTCCAAGAAACAAGAAGTAATTGCATTTCTCCTTATTTGAGCTAAATGGTTACCAAGTATGTAAGCATGTAGACGCCGGCAACGAGGGAGGTGGTGGCGACCCAGCGGCGGCGCGCGAGGATGCCGTAGAGGTTGGCAACGCAAACCGGCCAGAGTAAGGCGAGAGCGAGCCACACGAGGCCGCGGAAGAACGGCGGCGGGTCGGCCACTAGGTAGTGATCGAACTCGGCCATGAACCACCGGTAGATGTTCACGAGCGGCGCTGGGTAAAGGCTGCGCGGGAGGACGACCTGGGAGTCGAACAGCGGCGCCGCCACGGTAATGATGAGCGAGAAGAGCGCCACAACCGCGTCGACCGCCTTCGAGAAGATGGCCGCCATTGGGTTGTGCGGTGAGTTTGGAATGCTTGGTTTGGGGAGGGTCTGGAGTTGCTGTGCTTCTTGATCTGATCCGTtgccaaaaataaaaaacacctCAAAAGTATTTTGACTTTCTCCTCCTAAAATtggtttttttataaaaaaaaccctaaaaatttggttttgttaaaaaacacctcaaaaattcaaaaacatttaaaaaaaatcacaattttttttaaaaaaactagagacaattctaagaccttttgtgaaatttgttttcaaaaataatatactttgtatcatatttcatggagaggaagtttgaaaaagaaaggaaaaacgtgcaactcatttattaattcgagttaaatgcatagttaattatttactaatccaaaaatcatgaaactaatttttttagtcttcttacgtgatcctctatcttctaaaaatacatgaaatcataAAATAGTTATTATAACGTGTAGAATTGAGTAAATAtattgcagatagattaattcataactaatccatgacaccccaaaattaatgaaaccacttttattagtttacttaaataattatttgtgtaggaaaaataatggtagatatgacaaagttaaaataacatgagttaataaatgagctacatatttttctttttttttttcaaatttcctctccatgaaatatgatgcaaaggatatcatttttgaaaaaaacaattcacagaaggtcttataattgtctctagtttttttagaatctttttatgattttttttttaatttttgagagtttttttcaacaaagttAAACTTTTAAGGgtttttgaaaaacaatttttaaaagaaagtcaaaattcaaatgacttTTAGGGTTTTgtatttttcctctcttttggAAGCAACGTGTCGATCACCTACCACGCCGTATCCGACTCCGGCGCCCTGAATGATGAGGTCGGTCGTGAGATCATCACGCTAGGCCAGCAGCTAATTGCCACGTTGTTTGTCCAATCAGGCGTTCGAATTTGACAAGACAAAGGTTGATTGACACCTATCCGATTTTCAAACTCGTGGTTTGAAAATGATGCTACTAGTCTGTTCTGTTTCGCGACAGCATTTGCACTCGTCCCAA comes from the Phragmites australis chromosome 22, lpPhrAust1.1, whole genome shotgun sequence genome and includes:
- the LOC133905358 gene encoding uncharacterized protein LOC133905358, coding for MAAIFSKAVDAVVALFSLIITVAAPLFDSQVVLPRSLYPAPLVNIYRWFMAEFDHYLVADPPPFFRGLVWLALALLWPVCVANLYGILARRRWVATTSLVAGVYMLTYLSAIFGEMLGSGRATLKLVLLYVPFLVFAVTLVLRGLCPCPELVTAVSSVASSAQKKRV